A single window of Streptomyces sp. NBC_00464 DNA harbors:
- a CDS encoding carbohydrate ABC transporter permease has translation MSLPTLLRVRRPGRLAAEAAALLIAAAVAFPLYWMVLSAIKPAGEIQSAHPRPWTLSPSLDSFRRVFQQQDFGRYFLNSLLVAGTVVVVSALVAFLAATAVTRFRFRFRTTLLIMFLVAQMVPVEALTIPLFFLMRDFGQLNTLGSLILPHLAFSLPFAIWMLRGFVKAVPEALEEAAYIDGASRTRFLWQILFPLVFPGLVATSVFSFISTWNDFLFAKSFLISDTSQSTLPMALLVFFKPDENDWGGIMAASTVMTVPVLVFFVLVQRRLVSGLGGAVKD, from the coding sequence GTGAGCCTGCCGACCCTGTTGCGCGTCCGCCGGCCCGGCCGGCTCGCCGCCGAGGCCGCGGCCCTGCTGATCGCCGCCGCCGTCGCCTTCCCGCTGTACTGGATGGTGCTCTCCGCCATCAAACCGGCGGGCGAGATCCAGTCCGCGCACCCGCGCCCGTGGACGCTGTCGCCGTCCCTGGACTCCTTCCGCCGGGTCTTCCAGCAGCAGGACTTCGGGCGCTACTTCCTCAACAGCCTGCTCGTCGCCGGCACGGTCGTCGTGGTCTCCGCGCTGGTCGCCTTCCTGGCGGCCACGGCGGTGACCCGGTTCCGGTTCCGCTTCCGGACCACTCTGCTGATCATGTTCCTGGTCGCGCAGATGGTGCCGGTCGAGGCGCTGACCATCCCGCTGTTCTTCCTGATGCGGGACTTCGGCCAGCTGAACACGCTCGGTTCGCTGATCCTGCCGCACCTGGCCTTCTCGCTGCCGTTCGCGATCTGGATGCTGCGGGGCTTCGTCAAGGCCGTCCCGGAGGCCCTGGAGGAGGCCGCGTACATCGACGGGGCGAGCCGTACCCGCTTCCTGTGGCAGATCCTCTTCCCGCTGGTCTTCCCGGGACTGGTCGCGACCAGCGTCTTCTCGTTCATCTCGACCTGGAACGACTTCCTGTTCGCGAAGTCCTTCCTCATCAGCGACACCTCCCAGTCGACGCTCCCGATGGCGCTGCTGGTCTTCTTCAAACCCGACGAAAACGACTGGGGAGGGATCATGGCAGCCTCGACGGTGATGACCGTTCCCGTGCTGGTCTTCTTCGTACTC